One window from the genome of Bacillus tianshenii encodes:
- a CDS encoding FtsQ-type POTRA domain-containing protein yields MEKGKIVSLEDRIPKLKEQRKKKANRRFIFYIVFFFVMIAAIVYVQSPLSKVSSLEVSGNRYISSEEIITLSGLSKQDNIWKVDEEETARKIEKHPEIKSVTVDKHFINTVEFLVEENARTAYLLREGKFHPILETGKILPALDSADVPVAAPVLMNWEPSEALQEMAAELRKVPPSIMNNIAEIHHTPMKSDQLHVTLFMNDGQEVSITVRNFAEKITAYPAIASRLKPEQKGVIHLEVGAYFKEYKNDEKKEKEEGEADNEA; encoded by the coding sequence ATGGAAAAAGGAAAAATCGTATCGCTTGAGGACCGTATACCAAAGCTCAAAGAGCAGCGGAAGAAAAAGGCGAACCGCCGCTTTATTTTTTATATTGTGTTTTTCTTTGTGATGATCGCAGCGATTGTGTATGTGCAATCACCCTTAAGTAAAGTATCCTCTTTAGAAGTCTCGGGAAATCGCTATATTTCCTCTGAAGAAATCATCACGTTAAGCGGTTTGTCGAAACAAGATAATATTTGGAAAGTTGATGAAGAGGAGACAGCACGAAAGATTGAGAAGCATCCTGAAATCAAAAGTGTTACAGTGGACAAGCATTTTATTAATACGGTGGAGTTCTTAGTAGAAGAGAATGCACGTACAGCTTATTTGCTGCGTGAAGGGAAATTTCACCCGATCCTAGAAACGGGCAAAATCTTACCAGCATTAGATTCAGCTGACGTGCCAGTTGCAGCGCCTGTCTTAATGAATTGGGAGCCAAGTGAAGCCCTTCAGGAAATGGCCGCAGAACTACGTAAGGTACCACCAAGTATTATGAATAATATTGCTGAAATCCATCATACTCCGATGAAGTCAGACCAACTTCATGTAACGCTTTTTATGAACGATGGCCAAGAAGTAAGCATTACTGTTCGAAACTTTGCTGAGAAGATAACGGCATATCCAGCGATTGCAAGCCGCCTCAAGCCTGAACAAAAAGGTGTTATTCATTTAGAGGTAGGTGCTTACTTCAAGGAATATAAGAATGATGAAAAGAAAGAGAAAGAAGAGGGAGAAGCTGACAATGAAGCTTAG
- a CDS encoding DUF881 domain-containing protein gives MGNRNLWTMALISIVLGLMLAIQFQSTQEPDTRDTRDMWELRQDLKEEQELQSEILKEIYNIDQLMRKYEENEVWAQESALAEQKEELKKKIGLTEVSGRGVVITIEPLFSESIYGQAYKTPSPQLLTRLINELNMYQAKAIAIADQRVISTTPIRDVNGKTYVNLKPIPPLPLKIKVLAKDAEKLHNHMLVSQSADDFAIENLKLSSEVVPKVTLPEYDGTLRIQYMEPVKLEEGNS, from the coding sequence ATGGGCAACCGAAATCTTTGGACAATGGCACTCATCTCCATTGTCCTCGGTCTAATGCTTGCGATTCAGTTCCAATCTACCCAAGAACCAGACACACGAGATACACGGGATATGTGGGAGCTGCGCCAAGATTTGAAAGAAGAGCAAGAGCTTCAATCTGAAATTCTTAAAGAGATTTACAATATCGATCAGTTAATGCGAAAGTATGAGGAAAATGAAGTATGGGCTCAAGAGAGTGCGTTAGCTGAGCAAAAAGAAGAATTAAAAAAGAAAATAGGGCTGACCGAGGTGAGCGGACGTGGAGTCGTAATTACGATTGAGCCGCTTTTTAGTGAGTCAATCTATGGCCAAGCGTATAAAACACCTTCACCTCAATTGCTTACAAGGCTTATTAATGAGCTAAATATGTATCAGGCAAAAGCAATCGCAATTGCGGACCAACGGGTAATTTCAACGACACCCATTCGTGATGTAAACGGTAAAACCTATGTTAACTTAAAGCCGATTCCACCTTTGCCGTTAAAAATTAAAGTGTTAGCCAAAGACGCTGAAAAGCTTCATAACCATATGCTTGTCTCACAATCTGCTGATGATTTTGCGATTGAGAATTTGAAGCTGTCATCTGAAGTTGTGCCAAAAGTAACACTTCCAGAGTATGACGGAACACTACGAATTCAATATATGGAACCGGTTAAACTAGAAGAGGGGAACAGTTAA
- a CDS encoding small basic family protein, translating into MWLPFIGLLIGIILGLLTNITIPDEYSNYLSIAVLAALDTLFGGIRAHLQHIFDDKVFATGFFSNILLAAGLAFLGVHLGVDLYLAAVFAFGVRLFQNIAVIRRILLEKWTKSREK; encoded by the coding sequence ATGTGGCTGCCTTTTATCGGATTATTAATTGGGATTATTTTAGGATTACTAACGAACATCACAATTCCAGATGAGTATTCGAATTATTTATCAATAGCTGTTCTTGCTGCGCTTGATACACTCTTCGGTGGTATTCGAGCTCATTTGCAGCATATCTTTGATGATAAAGTTTTTGCAACAGGCTTTTTTTCCAACATCTTACTTGCAGCAGGGTTAGCTTTTCTCGGTGTCCACTTAGGAGTTGATCTCTATTTAGCAGCTGTTTTTGCGTTTGGAGTGAGACTTTTCCAAAACATTGCAGTGATTCGGAGAATATTACTGGAAAAATGGACGAAATCACGAGAAAAATAG
- the ftsA gene encoding cell division protein FtsA, producing MNSNEIYVSLDIGTSNVKVIIGEVSNDSLNIIGVGNVQSEGLRKGSIVDIDETVHSIRKAVEQAERMVGLDIKRVIVGVSGNQIELMHCHGVVAVQSENKEIRNEDVARVIDAAQVVSIPPEREIISVVPHQFIVDGVGEINDPRGIIGVRLEVEGTIITTSKNVLHNLLRCVERAGLEIIDISLQPLAAGHFALSKDEKYMGAALIDIGGGTTTISVFEQGQMQAVTTLPFGGTNMTKDISIGLRTTAEEAEKVKVKYGYAYFDMASEDETFSVPVIGSDTKETYNQLELSDIIEARLEEMFEMIQETLRKMGYRELPGGYALTGGVANMTGVVELAREVLQPNVRIAHPDYIGVREPQYTTGVGLIRYIHHKAKLQGIEVDGSVSEAEEEYAATSEPQSPKKSKAKKANKENMKDKMKQWIGYFFE from the coding sequence ATGAACAGCAACGAGATTTATGTTAGTTTAGACATCGGTACATCCAATGTTAAAGTGATTATTGGAGAGGTTTCCAATGATTCTTTAAATATCATTGGAGTGGGTAATGTACAATCAGAAGGATTACGAAAGGGTTCCATAGTAGACATAGATGAAACCGTTCATTCTATTCGAAAGGCAGTCGAACAAGCAGAGCGAATGGTCGGCCTCGACATTAAACGTGTAATTGTAGGTGTAAGTGGCAATCAAATTGAATTGATGCATTGTCATGGTGTAGTAGCCGTCCAAAGTGAAAATAAAGAAATTCGAAATGAGGACGTCGCTCGTGTCATTGATGCAGCGCAAGTTGTTTCGATTCCACCTGAAAGGGAAATCATTAGTGTGGTGCCACATCAATTTATTGTTGACGGTGTTGGTGAAATTAATGACCCACGTGGCATTATTGGTGTTCGTCTTGAAGTGGAAGGAACGATTATAACAACGTCCAAAAATGTCTTACATAACTTACTCCGCTGTGTCGAGCGAGCTGGCTTGGAAATCATTGATATTTCCCTGCAGCCTCTTGCAGCGGGACACTTTGCATTATCAAAAGATGAGAAATACATGGGTGCTGCACTGATTGATATTGGTGGAGGAACAACAACAATTTCCGTTTTTGAGCAAGGACAAATGCAAGCTGTTACAACTCTGCCGTTTGGCGGCACCAATATGACGAAAGATATTTCAATCGGGTTGCGTACAACGGCAGAAGAAGCAGAGAAAGTAAAGGTTAAATACGGTTATGCATACTTTGACATGGCTTCAGAAGACGAAACATTTAGCGTGCCTGTCATTGGCAGTGATACAAAAGAAACTTACAATCAGTTGGAGTTATCTGATATCATTGAAGCCAGATTAGAAGAAATGTTTGAAATGATTCAAGAAACACTCCGTAAGATGGGCTATCGAGAATTACCGGGTGGATATGCTTTAACAGGCGGTGTAGCGAATATGACAGGGGTTGTCGAGTTGGCACGAGAAGTGTTACAACCTAATGTAAGGATTGCTCATCCAGATTATATAGGTGTACGCGAGCCACAATATACAACAGGTGTCGGGTTAATCCGTTATATTCACCATAAAGCAAAATTACAAGGTATAGAGGTTGATGGCTCCGTTTCAGAAGCTGAAGAGGAATATGCTGCTACAAGTGAGCCGCAGTCACCAAAGAAATCAAAAGCGAAGAAAGCCAACAAAGAAAATATGAAGGATAAAATGAAACAATGGATTGGCTATTTCTTTGAATAG
- the ftsZ gene encoding cell division protein FtsZ, with the protein MLQFDTEMDQLATIKVIGVGGGGSNAVNRMIEHGVQGVEFIAVNTDAQALNLSKAETKMQIGSKLTRGLGAGANPEVGKKAAEESKEQIEEALRGADMVFVTAGMGGGTGTGAAPVIAQISKELGALTVGVVTRPFTFEGRKRSTQAAGGINSMKDNVDTLIVIPNDRLLEIVDKNTPMLEAFREADNVLRQGVQGISDLIAVPGLINLDFADVKTIMSDKGSALMGIGIATGESRAAEAAKKAISSPLLETSIDGAQGVLMNITGGSNLSLYEVQEAADIVSSASDEEVNMIFGSVINDNLKDEIVVTVIATGFNDIDLSQSKPRRPMMQSGRNNMASKPKPREEKPTEQPRTPSFNPQPEEDTLEIPTFLRNRNRRRK; encoded by the coding sequence ATGTTGCAATTTGACACGGAAATGGATCAGTTAGCTACGATAAAGGTCATCGGTGTAGGCGGCGGCGGAAGCAACGCTGTCAACCGCATGATTGAGCATGGCGTACAAGGAGTAGAGTTTATTGCTGTAAATACGGACGCACAAGCTCTTAATCTATCAAAAGCCGAAACGAAGATGCAAATCGGCTCAAAATTAACGCGAGGGCTTGGTGCAGGTGCAAACCCAGAAGTAGGTAAGAAAGCGGCTGAAGAAAGCAAAGAACAAATTGAGGAAGCGTTAAGAGGCGCAGATATGGTATTCGTAACAGCTGGTATGGGCGGTGGAACAGGCACAGGTGCTGCTCCAGTTATTGCCCAAATCTCAAAAGAACTTGGCGCACTTACAGTTGGCGTTGTGACACGTCCGTTTACATTTGAAGGTCGTAAGCGTTCAACACAGGCGGCTGGCGGTATTAATTCAATGAAGGATAACGTTGATACATTAATTGTTATTCCAAATGACCGCTTGCTTGAAATTGTCGACAAGAATACACCAATGCTTGAAGCATTCCGTGAAGCGGATAATGTTCTTCGCCAAGGTGTACAAGGTATTTCTGATTTGATTGCAGTTCCTGGTTTAATTAACCTTGACTTTGCAGATGTGAAAACAATTATGTCTGATAAAGGTTCTGCATTAATGGGGATCGGGATTGCAACAGGTGAAAGCCGTGCAGCAGAAGCAGCGAAAAAAGCGATTTCCAGCCCGCTTCTTGAAACATCAATTGATGGTGCTCAAGGCGTGCTGATGAATATCACTGGCGGCTCTAATTTAAGCCTTTATGAAGTTCAAGAGGCTGCAGATATCGTCTCTTCTGCTTCTGATGAAGAAGTGAATATGATCTTCGGTTCTGTCATTAATGATAATTTAAAAGATGAAATCGTCGTAACAGTTATCGCAACAGGCTTTAATGATATTGACCTGAGTCAATCAAAGCCGAGACGTCCAATGATGCAAAGCGGACGTAATAATATGGCATCAAAGCCGAAACCACGTGAAGAAAAACCGACAGAACAACCGCGTACACCTTCTTTCAATCCACAACCAGAGGAAGATACGCTCGAAATTCCAACCTTCCTACGTAACCGAAATCGTAGAAGAAAATAA
- the spoIIGA gene encoding sigma-E processing peptidase SpoIIGA, whose amino-acid sequence MVVYLDIIWLLNFCIDLSLLALTAIVLKRRVSRWRLVLGAFVASLTVVLYFTPLSFFAVHPLGKFLFSFLIIFMAFGYRKFRFFMQGLLTFYVLTFMIGGGIVGMHYFLQVEHDVINGVVTTQAGGYGSPAGWLFVLISFPFLWMLSKNQFTSIETRKLHTESLAGVEIDIGHTILFMKGLIDSGNKLYDPLTKTPVMILDIEHAESQIPEAVFQLAKQPDKIGELDVPTNWQQRLRMIPFSGLGSANQLLLAVKPDSVILTLEHEQIQVKRVLIGLHAGALSSEGDFECILHPDMISNGQPILTEQAK is encoded by the coding sequence TTGGTTGTCTATTTGGACATTATATGGCTGTTGAATTTTTGTATTGATTTAAGTTTGCTAGCTTTAACAGCTATTGTGCTGAAGCGAAGGGTTTCAAGGTGGCGTCTTGTGCTTGGGGCTTTCGTTGCTTCATTAACAGTCGTCCTGTATTTTACACCGTTGTCCTTTTTTGCGGTTCATCCGCTTGGGAAGTTTTTATTCTCTTTCTTGATTATATTTATGGCATTTGGCTACCGAAAATTCCGCTTTTTTATGCAGGGGCTGCTGACCTTCTACGTGCTGACCTTTATGATTGGTGGCGGCATTGTTGGGATGCATTATTTTTTGCAGGTGGAGCATGACGTGATCAATGGGGTTGTTACAACACAAGCAGGGGGATATGGAAGTCCTGCAGGTTGGTTGTTTGTCTTGATTTCATTTCCGTTCTTGTGGATGCTTTCAAAAAATCAGTTCACATCAATTGAAACACGAAAGCTCCATACAGAGAGTTTGGCAGGGGTGGAGATTGATATTGGGCATACGATTCTTTTTATGAAGGGGCTGATTGATAGCGGAAATAAATTATATGATCCTCTTACGAAAACCCCCGTGATGATTCTAGATATTGAACATGCTGAGTCGCAAATTCCAGAAGCTGTGTTTCAGCTGGCAAAACAACCGGACAAGATTGGCGAGCTTGATGTGCCGACAAATTGGCAGCAGCGTCTTCGGATGATTCCGTTCAGTGGCCTTGGTTCTGCGAATCAATTACTGCTCGCTGTTAAACCAGATTCAGTCATCTTGACACTTGAGCATGAGCAAATCCAAGTAAAACGTGTGTTAATTGGCCTGCATGCAGGTGCACTCTCATCTGAAGGTGATTTCGAGTGTATTTTACACCCAGATATGATTTCAAATGGGCAACCGATACTTACAGAACAAGCAAAATAA
- the sigE gene encoding RNA polymerase sporulation sigma factor SigE produces the protein MATLKLRLTLWWYKLLMKFGIKTDEVYYIGGKEALPPPLSKDEEQVLLSKLTTGDQAARSLLIERNLRLVVYISRKFENTGINIEDLISIGTIGLIKAVNTFNPEKKIKLATYASRCIENEILMYLRRNNKTRSEVSFDEPLNVDWDGNELLLSDVLGTEEDIITKDLDAKIDRKLLKKSLEFLNDREKQIMELRFGLAGEEEKTQKDVADMLGISQSYISRLEKRIIERLRKEFNKML, from the coding sequence ATGGCAACGTTAAAGCTACGTTTAACATTGTGGTGGTACAAGCTGTTGATGAAGTTTGGGATTAAGACCGATGAAGTGTATTATATCGGAGGAAAAGAAGCGCTACCGCCGCCGCTTTCAAAGGATGAAGAACAAGTGTTGCTTTCAAAATTAACGACAGGTGACCAAGCTGCACGCTCACTACTAATCGAACGGAATCTTAGGCTTGTCGTATATATTTCGCGAAAGTTTGAAAACACCGGTATAAACATTGAGGACTTAATCAGTATTGGCACAATCGGTTTAATTAAAGCGGTTAATACATTTAATCCAGAGAAGAAGATAAAGCTTGCGACATATGCATCGCGCTGTATTGAAAATGAAATTTTAATGTATTTACGCCGAAATAATAAAACCCGTTCAGAAGTTTCCTTTGATGAACCACTGAACGTTGATTGGGATGGCAATGAGCTATTGCTTTCAGATGTCTTAGGAACAGAAGAAGATATTATTACAAAAGACTTAGATGCCAAAATTGACCGTAAGCTTTTAAAGAAATCACTAGAGTTCTTAAATGACCGTGAGAAGCAAATAATGGAGCTGCGGTTTGGTTTAGCAGGTGAGGAAGAAAAGACGCAAAAGGATGTAGCAGATATGCTTGGCATCTCACAATCTTATATTTCACGCCTTGAAAAACGAATCATTGAGCGCCTTCGCAAGGAATTTAATAAAATGTTGTAA
- the sigG gene encoding RNA polymerase sporulation sigma factor SigG, with translation MTRNKVEICGVDTSKLPVLKNEEMRKLFREMQSGDDTAREKLVNGNLRLVLSVIQRFNNRGEYVDDLFQVGCIGLMKSIDNFDLGQNVRFSTYAVPMIIGEIRRYLRDNNPIRVSRSLRDIAYKALQVREKLIAKTSREPTAVEIAKELDVPHEEVVFALDAIQDPVSLFEPIYNDGGDPIFVMDQLSDEKNKDVQWIEEIALKEGMRRLNDREKMILTKRFFQGKTQMEVAEEIGISQAQVSRLEKAAIKQMNKNIQH, from the coding sequence TTGACGCGTAACAAAGTAGAAATTTGCGGTGTAGACACATCTAAGTTACCTGTTTTGAAGAATGAAGAAATGCGAAAGCTATTTCGAGAGATGCAAAGCGGGGATGACACAGCGAGAGAAAAGCTTGTAAACGGAAATTTACGACTCGTGTTAAGCGTCATTCAACGCTTCAATAATCGCGGGGAATATGTAGATGATCTGTTCCAAGTGGGCTGTATCGGTTTAATGAAGTCAATTGACAACTTTGACTTAGGACAAAATGTGCGTTTTTCCACTTATGCGGTACCAATGATTATCGGGGAGATTCGCAGGTATTTACGCGATAATAACCCCATTCGTGTGTCGCGTTCATTAAGAGATATCGCTTATAAAGCTCTCCAGGTGCGTGAAAAATTAATTGCAAAAACATCTCGTGAACCGACTGCAGTTGAAATTGCAAAAGAGCTGGATGTTCCGCATGAAGAAGTTGTCTTTGCCCTTGACGCAATTCAAGATCCTGTTTCATTGTTTGAGCCAATCTATAACGATGGCGGCGATCCTATTTTTGTAATGGATCAGCTGAGTGATGAAAAAAATAAAGATGTTCAATGGATCGAAGAAATTGCCCTGAAAGAAGGAATGCGTCGTTTGAACGACAGAGAAAAAATGATTCTAACTAAACGCTTCTTCCAAGGTAAAACGCAAATGGAAGTTGCTGAAGAAATCGGCATCTCACAGGCGCAAGTATCCCGGCTTGAAAAAGCTGCGATCAAACAAATGAATAAAAATATTCAGCATTAA
- a CDS encoding YlmC/YmxH family sporulation protein, which translates to MLRISEFQSKDVVNIADGKRLGQITDFDIDLETGRISRVLVPVNGRGMRFFGKDEGMTIPWSNIVKIGSDVILVRVSSDQIEE; encoded by the coding sequence ATGTTGAGGATTTCGGAGTTTCAGAGTAAGGATGTTGTGAATATTGCGGATGGGAAGAGGCTTGGGCAGATTACGGACTTTGATATTGATTTGGAGACTGGGCGTATTAGTAGGGTGCTTGTGCCTGTTAATGGGAGAGGAATGCGCTTTTTTGGGAAGGATGAAGGGATGACGATTCCGTGGAGCAACATTGTTAAGATTGGATCAGATGTGATTTTAGTTCGGGTGTCATCAGACCAGATAGAAGAATGA
- the pgeF gene encoding peptidoglycan editing factor PgeF, with translation MVKREPFQAYAPAFLQIEKWKAIAPNVTAGISTRIGGVSPSPYHELNTGFHVNDREEHVIENRERLAKTLDSSLSDWVNVYQVHGKNIVEVTEEDRGKGTRDPHTVLADADGMYTKAAGVYLAAGFADCTPLFFVAPSHHLIGVAHAGWKGTVAQIGPEMVRIWHEKHGVPLNEIYAVIGPAIGKCCYEVDNRVMEQVRALPFDKTNPPFIEKENGKAQLDLKQLNMQLLEHAGIPTANLECSTYCTSCESDKFFSHRRDNGKTGRMLGVITQTE, from the coding sequence ATGGTAAAGAGAGAACCTTTTCAAGCTTATGCACCAGCTTTTTTGCAAATTGAGAAGTGGAAAGCAATCGCTCCGAACGTAACAGCAGGAATCAGCACGCGCATTGGGGGAGTGAGCCCATCTCCATATCATGAATTGAATACAGGTTTTCATGTGAACGATAGGGAAGAACATGTTATTGAAAATCGTGAAAGACTTGCAAAAACGCTTGATAGCAGCTTAAGTGATTGGGTTAATGTCTATCAAGTCCACGGTAAAAATATTGTAGAAGTAACGGAAGAAGATAGAGGAAAAGGAACTCGTGATCCGCATACAGTGCTTGCTGATGCAGATGGGATGTACACGAAAGCCGCTGGTGTTTATTTAGCAGCAGGCTTTGCTGATTGTACTCCGCTGTTTTTCGTCGCTCCGTCTCATCATTTAATTGGTGTGGCCCATGCTGGATGGAAGGGAACTGTGGCGCAAATTGGGCCTGAGATGGTACGAATTTGGCATGAAAAGCATGGCGTTCCTTTGAATGAAATATATGCAGTGATTGGGCCAGCGATCGGAAAGTGTTGTTATGAAGTCGATAATCGGGTAATGGAACAAGTAAGGGCTCTTCCTTTCGACAAAACCAACCCGCCATTTATCGAAAAAGAAAACGGAAAAGCACAGCTTGACTTGAAGCAATTGAATATGCAGCTGCTCGAACACGCAGGAATTCCGACAGCAAATCTCGAATGTAGTACATATTGTACAAGCTGTGAATCAGACAAATTTTTCTCACATCGACGTGATAACGGAAAAACCGGCAGAATGCTTGGTGTTATTACACAAACAGAATAG
- a CDS encoding YggS family pyridoxal phosphate-dependent enzyme encodes MNVKGNAEKIQARIEEACKRCGRNPDDIKVIAVTKYVSVERAQQALEAGIMHLGENRDQGFLDKYEAIGKEANWHFIGSLQSRKVKNVIDKVDYIHSLDRKSLAKEINKRAEDKVKCFVQVNTSGEDSKHGISPEEVLPFIESIADYSNVEVIGLMTMAPFTEEEDVLRETFRRLKQLQDDVQAKAYANAPCSELSMGMSNDFEIAIEEGATFIRIGTALVGKEF; translated from the coding sequence TTGAATGTAAAAGGAAACGCAGAAAAAATACAAGCCCGGATTGAAGAAGCATGCAAGCGTTGCGGACGCAATCCCGACGACATAAAGGTTATCGCCGTAACGAAATATGTAAGTGTCGAAAGAGCTCAACAAGCGCTTGAAGCGGGTATTATGCATTTGGGCGAAAATCGTGACCAAGGTTTTCTCGACAAGTACGAGGCGATTGGGAAAGAGGCGAACTGGCATTTTATCGGCTCCCTTCAATCGCGAAAAGTAAAAAATGTGATTGATAAAGTCGATTATATCCATTCCCTTGATCGCAAATCATTAGCAAAAGAAATTAACAAACGGGCCGAGGACAAAGTGAAGTGTTTCGTACAAGTGAACACATCAGGTGAAGATTCAAAGCATGGCATATCTCCAGAAGAGGTGCTTCCTTTTATCGAAAGTATTGCTGATTATTCAAACGTCGAAGTTATTGGCTTAATGACAATGGCACCGTTTACGGAAGAGGAAGATGTCTTACGGGAGACCTTCCGCCGTTTGAAGCAGCTTCAAGATGACGTACAAGCAAAGGCGTATGCTAATGCTCCGTGTTCTGAGCTTTCGATGGGGATGTCGAATGACTTTGAAATCGCAATCGAAGAAGGCGCCACCTTCATTCGCATTGGCACGGCACTCGTAGGAAAAGAATTTTAA
- a CDS encoding cell division protein SepF has product MSFMGKIKNFFALEDEYEYEYVDEEELPEEEKKQLKTEQKQKPQQKQQNVVSLQSVHQTSKVVLVEPRVYDEVQEIADQLKSRRAVIINLQRVNQHQKIRIVDFLSGTVYAIGGDIKKLGSNTFLCTSDNVDISGTISEMIAEQDFDNDRW; this is encoded by the coding sequence ATGAGTTTCATGGGGAAAATCAAAAATTTCTTTGCTCTTGAAGATGAGTATGAATATGAGTATGTAGATGAAGAAGAATTACCAGAAGAAGAGAAGAAGCAGTTAAAAACAGAACAAAAGCAAAAGCCTCAGCAAAAACAACAAAATGTCGTGAGCTTGCAAAGTGTTCACCAAACATCCAAAGTGGTGCTTGTAGAGCCGCGCGTCTACGATGAGGTGCAAGAAATTGCTGACCAATTAAAAAGCCGCCGTGCCGTCATTATTAATTTACAGCGAGTGAATCAGCATCAGAAAATACGGATAGTCGACTTTTTGAGTGGAACCGTATATGCTATAGGAGGCGACATTAAGAAGCTAGGCTCAAATACCTTCTTATGTACCTCTGATAATGTCGACATTTCAGGCACAATTTCTGAGATGATTGCTGAGCAGGATTTTGATAATGATAGGTGGTGA
- a CDS encoding YggT family protein — MEFLGPIVQILVQAIQIYTYVIIAYILMSWFPNARESSIGQFIARIVEPYLEPFRRIIPPLGMIDISPIVAIFVLNFAQYGARQLYFMFL, encoded by the coding sequence ATGGAATTCCTTGGTCCGATCGTCCAAATACTCGTACAGGCGATCCAAATTTATACGTATGTGATTATTGCATACATTTTGATGTCATGGTTTCCGAATGCCCGTGAATCTTCAATTGGGCAGTTTATTGCACGAATTGTGGAGCCTTACTTAGAGCCGTTTCGACGGATTATACCGCCGCTCGGTATGATTGATATATCACCAATCGTAGCAATTTTCGTGCTAAATTTTGCACAATATGGTGCACGTCAGTTATATTTCATGTTCTTGTAA
- a CDS encoding RNA-binding protein: MSIYEHFRAEEHAFIDQVLEWREQVLSQYALKLTDFLDPREQHIMKTVIGHDEEVRLAFFGGSEQAERKRAILYPPYFEPSEDDFECTLFEINYPQKFITIEHPKVLGSVMSLGLKRSKFGDIPTDGENFQLVVAAEIADYVRMNLTSVGKATIELIERPFSQVINQVDEWKEGSGTVSSMRLDAVLAEIHSMSRQKVLSLIQNGMAKVNFKVVERPDYGCEEGDLFSLRGHGRSKLIEIGGKTKKNKWRITYGMKNK, encoded by the coding sequence ATGTCAATCTACGAGCATTTTCGTGCAGAAGAGCATGCTTTTATTGACCAAGTGCTGGAGTGGCGTGAGCAAGTATTAAGTCAGTATGCATTAAAGCTGACAGATTTTCTTGATCCGCGTGAACAGCATATTATGAAGACTGTTATCGGTCATGATGAAGAAGTGCGCTTAGCTTTCTTTGGAGGAAGTGAACAGGCAGAGCGGAAGCGGGCCATTCTCTACCCACCCTATTTCGAGCCTTCTGAAGATGATTTTGAGTGTACGTTGTTTGAAATCAATTATCCTCAAAAATTTATTACAATTGAGCATCCGAAAGTACTAGGGTCAGTGATGTCACTTGGTTTGAAACGGTCGAAATTTGGGGATATCCCAACTGATGGAGAAAATTTTCAACTTGTCGTCGCAGCTGAAATTGCGGATTATGTTCGGATGAACCTTACTTCGGTTGGAAAAGCAACCATCGAGTTGATTGAACGCCCCTTTTCACAAGTCATTAACCAGGTTGATGAATGGAAGGAAGGAAGCGGAACTGTGTCGTCAATGCGTCTTGATGCTGTGTTGGCTGAAATTCATAGCATGTCACGTCAAAAGGTGTTGTCCCTCATTCAAAACGGGATGGCGAAAGTGAACTTCAAAGTGGTTGAGCGGCCGGACTATGGGTGTGAGGAAGGTGACCTTTTTTCATTACGTGGGCATGGAAGAAGCAAATTAATCGAAATT